One genomic window of Solanum dulcamara chromosome 12, daSolDulc1.2, whole genome shotgun sequence includes the following:
- the LOC129875739 gene encoding uncharacterized protein LOC129875739 — protein MLEGRAPPVLQNEFEGEVEAGEEQEQAEQEEGTQTKPAGVWWCVTGMETGINKAWVLLVASTGPPASCAYFSCVRQGHVMRDCPLKGILGGVAQPTRSVAGSSSSSSVAMNPMGWGMQMMVGRGGVSSSGGPFNRSTLSYISSFLVSRIGIKPELIESFEVDTPVGDSIVVKQFPDEPVLEWVGNTASPKGANSPMVPVVNEYPDVFPDELPSLPPNWEVEFTVDVLLDTQPISIPLYRIAPVELKELKEQLKDLLEKGFIRPSTLPWGEPLTSVAFLGHVIGTDGIRVDT, from the exons ATGCTGGAAGGTAGGGCCCCTCCAGTTCTCCAGAATGAGTTTGAGGGGGAGGTAGAAGCTGGAGAGGAACAAGAGCAGGCAGAACAAGAGGAGGGTACCCAAACTAAGCCTGCTG gtgtgtggtggtgtgttacaGGGATGGAAACTGGTATAAATAAGGcatgggttcttctggttgcatccacaggACCCCCTGCTTCGt GTGCCTATTTTTCTTGTGTCCGCCAAGGACATGTTATGAGGGACTGTCCACTTAAGGGTATTCTAGGTGGTGTAGCTCAGCCAACTAGGTCAGTagcgggttcttcttcttcttcttctgtggctatgaACCCGATGGGGTGGGGTATGCAGATGATGGTAGGCCGTGGTGGAGTTTCCAGTTCTGGTGGTCCTTTTAATC gatctactttatcatatatatcttcttttcttgttaGTAGAATTGGAATTAAGCCTGAGTTGATAGAATCATTTGAGGTGGATACACCAGTAGGGGACTCTATTGTGGTAAAAcag TTCCCAGATGAACCAGTCTTAGAGTGGGTAGGGAACACAGCATCGCCGAAGG GTGCCAACTCTCCAATGGTGCCCGTTGTTAATGAATACCCAGATGTGttcccagatgaacttccaAGCCTTCCTCCTAACTGGGAGGTAGAGTTCACAGTAGACGTGCTActagatactcagcctatctctatccctttGTATAGAATAGCACCCGTGGAGTTAAAAGAGCTAAAAgagcaattgaaagacttgctggaaaagggatttattaggcctaGTACCTTACCATGGGGAGAGCCG ttgacttcagtagcatttTTGGGGCATGTTATTGGGACTGATGGTATTCGCGTAGATACGTAG